GCGGGCAGCCGGGACACCGAGTCGGTGCGTGCGACGGGCGGGGTGAACGGGTCGGCGCAGGGCCATCTGCTGGCCGTGCGGACGAAGCAGGGGGCGCAGGCGGAGCTGAAGGGCACGCTGGAGAGCGGGCGGTCCGTCAGCGGGCTGCGGTAGGCGGCCGGGCCGGGCCCGGCCCGCACCGGCGTCACGGGCGGGCGCGAGGCGGGCGCACCGCGCCGGACAGGCGAGCACCGTCTGCCGATCGAGGCCGGTCACGGCCGAATCCGATCGGTAAGGTGTTCGTATGAGTACCGGGGTTCGCCGCAGAATGGGAGTCGAGGAGCGGCGGCAGCAGTTGATCGGTGTCGCCCTCGAACTCTTCAGCCGACGCTCTCCCGACGAGGTCTCCATCGATGAGATCGCGTCGGCCGCGGGGATCTCCCGACCGCTGGTCTACCACTACTTCCCCGGCAAACTCAGCCTGTACGAGGCCGCGTTGAAGCGTGCCGCGGAAGACCTGGCGGGCCGGTTCGCCGAGCCCGCGGAGGGGCCGCTGGGCGCGCGGCTGCTGCGGGTGATGGCCCGGTTCTTCGACTTCGTGGACGAGCACGGGCCCGGCTTCTCCGCGCTGATGCGCGGCGGCCCGGCAGCCGGCTCCTCGACGGCCGACGCGCTGATCGACTCCGTGCGCCAGGCCGCCTACGAACAGATCATCACGCACCTGGGGACGCCGGAACCGCCGGCCCGGCTGGAGCTGGTGGTGCGCTCCTGGATCTCGCTCGCCGAAACGACGGCCCTGATCTGGCTGGACGGGCGGCGCATCCCGCGCGAGGAGCTGCAGGCGCAGCTCGTGCACGACTTCGCCGCGCTCATGGCGGTGAGCGCGGCGTACGACGAGGAGACGGGCGCGCTGCTGCGCCGCGTCCTGAAGGAGGAGCCGGGCGAGGGTCCCTTCGGGGACCTGATCGCCCGGCTCGTCACTTTCGCGTCCTAGCGGTACCTGGGGGCGTCTCCTAGGCGTCGTACTTCCGGTAGGACGCGTCGAGGTCGCGGACCTCGGCCGAGGCGTGCAGTGCCAGGCCCTCGGCGGGCTTCACGTACTGCCGCAGCAGCTCCAGCACCTGCTCCGTGAGCCGGGCCTTCGTCTCGTCGGTCCGTCCGGCCAGCAGGCCGATGGTGACGTGCACGATGGCGTGGCCCTCGGCGTCCGGGCCGACGACGGTGTCCTCGGTCCTGCGGAACTGCGTCTTGCACGCCGGCGGCTTCGCCGCCGCGATGTCGACCGTGGCCGAGTGCAGCGCCTCGGCGAAGCCGGGCCGGTCGAAGTGACCGGCGAGGCGCTCGGAGTAGTCGACGGTGATCTGCGGCATGGGCACTCCTGTTCTGGGCGTCGGGACCAACCCTAGTGACGGAAGACCGCCACCGTCCGTGCCGGGACGGTGAAGGTGCCGGTCGCCGACTGGTAGGACGCGTCCTTGACGACCGGGTCCGCGCCCGCCGCCTGGACCGGGTGCAGGCGGTAGGTCTCGCCCGCCAGTTCCGCGATCCGCTGTTCCTGCCTGTCCGGTGTCGCGTTGAAGACGACGACCAGGTCGCCCAGGCGCATGGTGATCACGCCGGGGGTCTCGTCGGTGCCGGACAGCGGGAAGGAGAGCGCGGACTGCACCTGGGCGGCGGTGTCGAGGGAGAACGCCCGCTCGGTGGTGCGGATCTTCAGCAGGTCGCGGTAGGCGGCCGAGGCGCCCTGGATCTGCGGGCAGCCGACTCCGATCCGTGTGAGC
Above is a genomic segment from Streptomyces glaucescens containing:
- a CDS encoding TetR/AcrR family transcriptional regulator; this encodes MSTGVRRRMGVEERRQQLIGVALELFSRRSPDEVSIDEIASAAGISRPLVYHYFPGKLSLYEAALKRAAEDLAGRFAEPAEGPLGARLLRVMARFFDFVDEHGPGFSALMRGGPAAGSSTADALIDSVRQAAYEQIITHLGTPEPPARLELVVRSWISLAETTALIWLDGRRIPREELQAQLVHDFAALMAVSAAYDEETGALLRRVLKEEPGEGPFGDLIARLVTFAS
- a CDS encoding 5-carboxymethyl-2-hydroxymuconate Delta-isomerase, whose amino-acid sequence is MPQITVDYSERLAGHFDRPGFAEALHSATVDIAAAKPPACKTQFRRTEDTVVGPDAEGHAIVHVTIGLLAGRTDETKARLTEQVLELLRQYVKPAEGLALHASAEVRDLDASYRKYDA